A stretch of Microbacterium caowuchunii DNA encodes these proteins:
- the mraZ gene encoding division/cell wall cluster transcriptional repressor MraZ yields the protein MLLGTHTPKLDDKGRVILPAKFRDDLGAGVVITRGQDRCLYVFSTAEFERVHERIREAPLSNKQARDFLRMFLSGASAEKPDGQNRVTIPPALRAYAGLERDLVLTGVGAHAEIWNADAWNSYAESNESVYSELEQEVIPGLF from the coding sequence ATGCTGCTGGGAACGCACACCCCCAAGCTCGACGACAAAGGCCGTGTCATCCTGCCGGCCAAGTTCCGCGACGACCTCGGAGCCGGCGTCGTTATCACCCGCGGGCAGGACCGCTGCCTCTACGTGTTCAGCACCGCCGAGTTCGAGCGCGTGCACGAGCGCATCCGGGAAGCGCCGCTCAGCAACAAGCAGGCCCGCGACTTCCTGCGGATGTTCCTCTCCGGCGCCAGCGCCGAGAAGCCGGACGGCCAGAACCGCGTCACGATCCCTCCCGCACTCCGTGCCTACGCGGGACTGGAGCGCGACCTCGTCCTCACCGGCGTCGGCGCGCATGCCGAGATCTGGAACGCGGACGCCTGGAACTCCTACGCCGAAAGCAACGAATCCGTGTACTCCGAGCTGGAGCAGGAGGTGATCCCGGGCCTGTTCTGA